A stretch of Xenopus laevis strain J_2021 chromosome 8S, Xenopus_laevis_v10.1, whole genome shotgun sequence DNA encodes these proteins:
- the pip5k1a.S gene encoding uncharacterized protein LOC100653493 isoform X6, with the protein MKKIGHRGVDSTGETTYKKTTSSALKGAIQLGITHTVGSLSTKPERDVLMQDFYVVESIFFPGEGSNLTPAHHYNDFRFKTYAPVAFRYFRELFGIRPDDYLYSLCNEPLIELSNPGASGSVFYVSGDDEFIIKTVQHKEAEFLQKLLPGYYMNLNQNPRTLLPKFYGLYCVQAGGKNIRIVVMNNLLPRSVRMHLKYDLKGSTYKRRASAKEREKSSPTHKDLDFLQDLPDGLYLDPDMHNALCKTIQRDCLVRSNVDWGTCVLQSFKIMDYSLLVGVHNMDFAQKETMVVDAQSDTRRPAAQKALYSTAMESIQGEARRGGAIETDDQMGGIPARNAKGERLLLYIGVIDVLQSYRFMKKLEHSWKALVHDGDTVSVHRPGFYADRFQKFMCVSVFKKIPLKTSPSKKSRTMPGISRRPTQAAVPTHLQLMEETKQYLSPEVDSEQVGQFGRPDLLPRTPLVDEAASDSLATTLSTSSLGSGGLNSPAHRSVGVEVHKAEVTEIELNTVRTEVLDESNQEDGGGGEEEALDISQIETEIHFVRNSD; encoded by the exons CTTTGAAAGGTGCAATCCAACTTGGCATCACTCACACAGTGGGCAGTCTAAGCACCAAGCCTGAGAGAGATGTCCTCATGCAGGACTTCTATGTGGTGGAGAGTATCTTTTTCCCAGG TGAGGGCAGCAATCTAACACCTGCTCATCATTATAATGACTTCCGCTTCAAGACCTACGCCCCTGTTGCCTTCCGATATTTCAGGGAGCTTTTTGGCATTCGGCCCGATGACTATCTG TATTCTCTGTGCAACGAGCCCCTCATTGAATTGTCCAATCCCGGTGCCAGTGGTTCTGTGTTCTATGTCTCTGGAGATGATGAGTTCATTATAAAGACGGTCCAACACAAGGAGGCGGAGTTCCTGCAGAAGCTGCTGCCTGGTTACTACATG AACCTGAATCAGAACCCCAGAACTCTGCTGCCAAAGTTCTATGGCTTGTACTGTGTCCAGGCCGGGGGCAAGAACATTCGAATAGTGGTGATGAACAATCTGCTGCCCCGCTCTGTCAGAATGCACCTCAAGTACGACCTTAAGGGGTCCACGTACAAGCGCCGTGCTTCCGCCAAAGAACGGGAGAAGAGCTCCCCAACACACAAGGACCTGGACTTTTTGCAGGACTTGCCTGATGGTCTCTACCTGGACCCCGATATGCACAACGCTCTTTGCAAGACAATCCAGAGGGACTGTCTGGTGAGGTCCAATGTAGATTGGGGTACTTGT gtgcTGCAGAGCTTCAAGATCATGGATTACAGTTTACTGGTGGGAGTCCACAACATGGACTTTGCTCAGAAGGAAACAATGGTGGTGGATGCTCAGAGTGATACCCGCCGCCCAGCTGCACAGAAAGCACTCTACTCAACTGCCATGGAGTCTATCCAGGGTGAGGCACGGCGAGGGGGAGCCATCGAGACAGACGACCA AATGGGTGGGATTCCCGCTCGCAACGCCAAAGGAGAACGCCTGCTGCTCTACATTGGCGTCATTGATGTGTTACAGTCTTACAG GTTCATGAAGAAGCTGGAACACTCTTGGAAGGCCCTGGTGCATGATGGG GACACTGTGTCGGTTCACAGACCTGGATTCTATGCTGACCGATTCCAGAAGTTCATGTGCGTCTCTGTCTTCAAGAAGATCCCAT TAAAAACATCTCCTTCCAAGAAGAGCCGTACGATGCCAGGTATCTCCCGCAGGCCCACCCAGGCAGCAGTACCCACCCACTTGCAGCTGATGGAGGAAACTAAGCAGTATCTGTCACCTGAAGTTGATTCAGAACAAG TGGGTCAGTTTGGACGCCCCGACCTTCTTCCTCGAACCCCTCTTGTGGATGAAGCTGCCAGTGATTCGTTGGCCACCACCTTATCCACCTCCTCACTAGGCAGTGGAGGGCTGAACTCTCCGGCACACAG GTCTGTGGGGGTGGAAGTGCACAAAGCTGAAGTGACAGAGATTGAGTTAAACACAGTGAG AACTGAAGTACTGGACGAATCCAACCAAGaagatggaggaggaggagaggaagaGGCTCTGGACATCAGCCAGATTGAGACGGAGATCCACTTTGTACGTAATTCAGACTGA
- the LOC121397658 gene encoding keratin-associated protein 10-2-like codes for MKRSRCWLALLCCTCFPVSNGRVWCETPANILIGDHFISFTSQPDQASPSSCVVSSCVVSCYVVSSCVISSCVVSSCVVSSCVVSSCVVSSCVVSSCVVSSCVVSSYVVSSCIISCYVVSSCVVSSCVVSCYVVSSCFISSCVFSSCVVSSCVISSCVFSSCVVSSCVVSCYVVSSCVISSCVVSSYVVSSCVISSCVVSSYVVSSCVISSCVISSCVVSSCVVSSCVVSSCVVSCYVVSCYVFSSCVVSSCVISSCVVSSCVVSSCVVSSCVVSSCVVSSCVVSSYVVSSCIISCYVVSSCVVSSCVVSCYVVSSCFISSCVFSSCVVSSCVISSCVVSSCVISSCVVSSYVVSSCVISSCVVSSCVVSSYVFSSCVVSSCVVSCYVVSSCVISSCVVSSYVVSSCVISSCVVSSYVVSSCVISSCVISCSVVSSCVVSSCVISCSVVSSCVVSSCVISCCVIFKHTCPQ; via the exons ATGAAGAGATCTCGCTGTTGGTTGGCTCTGTTGTGTTGCACGTGTTTCCCTGTGTCCAATGGGCGTGTCTGGTGTGAG ACACCTGCCAACATTCTAATTGGGGATCATTTTATCTCCTTTACTTCACAACCGGACCAGGCGTCGCCATCTTCCTGCGTCGTCTCTTCCTGTGTCGTCTCATGCTACGTTGTCTCTTCCTGCGTCATCTCTTCCTGTGTCGTCTCTTCCTGCGTCGTCTCTTCCTGCGTCGTCTCTTCCTGCGTCGTCTCTTCCTGCGTCGTCTCTTCCTGCGTCGTCTCTTCCTGCGTCGTCTCTTCCTACGTCGTCTCTTCCTGCATCATCTCATGCTACGTTGTCTCTTCCTGCGTCGTCTCTTCCTGCGTCGTCTCATGCTATGTCGTCTCTTCCTGCTTCATCTCTTCCTGCGTCTTCTCTTCCTGCGTTGTCTCTTCCTGCGTCATCTCTTCCTGCGTCTTCTCTTCCTGCGTCGTCTCTTCCTGTGTCGTCTCATGCTACGTTGTCTCTTCCTGCGTCATCTCTTCCTGTGTCGTCTCTTCCTACGTTGTCTCTTCCTGCGTCATCTCTTCCTGTGTCGTCTCTTCCTACGTTGTCTCTTCCTGCGTCATCTCTTCCTGTGTCATCTCTTCCTGCGTCGTCTCTTCCTGCGTCGTCTCTTCCTGCGTCGTCTCTTCCTGCGTCGTCTCATGCTACGTCGTCTCATGCTACGTCTTCTCTTCCTGCGTTGTCTCTTCCTGCGTCATCTCTTCCTGTGTCGTCTCTTCCTGCGTCGTCTCTTCCTGCGTCGTCTCTTCCTGCGTCGTCTCTTCCTGCGTCGTCTCTTCCTGTGTCGTCTCTTCCTACGTCGTCTCTTCCTGCATCATCTCATGCTACGTTGTCTCTTCCTGCGTCGTCTCTTCCTGCGTCGTCTCATGCTATGTCGTCTCTTCCTGCTTCATCTCTTCCTGCGTCTTCTCTTCCTGCGTTGTCTCTTCCTGCGTCATCTCTTCCTGTGTCGTCTCTTCCTGCGTCATCTCTTCCTGTGTCGTCTCTTCCTACGTCGTCTCTTCCTGCGTCATCTCTTCCTGCGTTGTCTCTTCCTGCGTCGTCTCTTCCTACGTCTTCTCTTCCTGCGTCGTCTCTTCCTGTGTCGTCTCATGCTACGTTGTCTCTTCCTGCGTCATCTCTTCCTGTGTCGTCTCTTCCTACGTTGTCTCTTCCTGCGTCATCTCTTCCTGTGTCGTCTCTTCCTACGTTGTCTCTTCCTGCGTCATCTCTTCCTGTGTCATCTCATGCTCTGTCGTCTCTTCCTGCGTCGTCTCTTCCTGTGTCATCTCATGCTCTGTCGTCTCTTCCTGCGTCGTCTCTTCCTGCGTCATCTCATGCTGCGTCATCTTCAAGCACACATGCCCACAATGA
- the psmd4.S gene encoding proteasome 26S subunit ubiquitin receptor, non-ATPase 4 S homeolog, with the protein MGLESTMVCVDNSEYMRNGDFLPTRLQAQQDAVNIVCHSKTRSNPENNVGLITLANNCEVLTTLTPDTGRILSKLHAVQPIGRITFCTGIRVAHLALKHRQGKNHKMRIIAFVGSPVEDNEKDLVKLAKRLKKEKVSVDIINFGEEESNTEKLTAFINTLNGKDGTGSHLVTVPPGPSLADALISSPILAGEGGAMLGLGASDFEFGVDPSADPELALALRVSMEEQRQRQEEEARRATAASAAEAGITSTTGDDSDEALLKMTIGQQEGTRSGLPDFSSMTEDEQIAYAMQMSLQGAEFGPVEAGELDSSAVMDTSEPAKEEDDYDVMQDPEFLQSVLENLPGVDPNNEAIRNAMGSLASQASKDNKKDKKEEKK; encoded by the exons ATGGGGCTGGAAAGTACTATGGTCTG TGTGGATAACAGTGAATACATGAGAAATGGGGACTTCCTACCAACGAGACTTCAGGCCCAACAGGACGCAGTGAACATTGTTTGTCACTCCAAGACTCGCAGTAACCCCGAGAATAATGTGGGGCTCATCACACTGGCTAA TAACTGTGAGGTTCTCACCACTCTCACTCCGGACACCGGCCGAATCCTTTCCAAACTCCATGCGGTGCAGCCCATTGGCAGGATCACTTTCTGCACCGGAATCCGCGTTGCGCAT CTGGCACTGAAGCACCGCCAGGGCAAGAACCACAAGATGCGGATAATCGCCTTTGTTGGAAGTCCAGTGGAGGACAATGAAAAGGAT TTGGTGAAACTGGCAAAGCGCCTGAAGAAAGAGAAGGTGAGCGTGGACATCATTAATTTTGGAGAAGAG GAGAGTAACACGGAGAAGCTGACGGCATTTATCAACACCCTGAATGGAAAGGACGGCACCGGCTCCCACTTAGTCACTGTCCCTCCTGGGCCCAGCCTGGCCGACGCCCTCATCAGCTCCCCAATCCTGGCGGGAGAGGGAGGGGCAATGCTGGGGCTGGGGGCCAGTGACTTTGAGTTTGGGGTGGATCCTAGCGCTGACCCGGAGCTGGCCCTG GCTCTTCGTGTGTCTATGGAGGAGCAGAGGCAGCGGCAGGAGGAGGAGGCCAGGAGAGCAACTGCCGCTTCTGCTGCTGAGGCCGGAATCACTTCCACAACTGGCGACG ATTCGGATGAGGCGCTGCTGAAGATGACCATTGGGCAGCAGGAGGGCACTCGCAGTGGGCTCCCAGATTTCAGCAGTATGACGGAGGATGAGCAGATTGCATACGCCATGCAGATGTCGCTACAGGGGGCGG AGTTTGGCCCAGTGGAGGCCGGGGAGCTGGACAGCAGTGCTGTAATGGACACCTCAGAACCTGCAAAG GAGGAAGATGATTATGACGTGATGCAGGACCCCGAGTTCTTACAGAGTGTCCTAGAGAACCTGCCAGGAGTGGACCCCAATAATGAAGCCATTCGCAATGCTATGGGGTCCCTGGCCTCCCAGGCCTCTAAGGACAACAAGAAGGACAAGAAGGAGGAGAAGAAATGA